The following coding sequences lie in one Rutidosis leptorrhynchoides isolate AG116_Rl617_1_P2 chromosome 6, CSIRO_AGI_Rlap_v1, whole genome shotgun sequence genomic window:
- the LOC139853378 gene encoding uncharacterized protein, producing the protein MDPQAFIRLSISSLGLRYPEKPGIHVFSSPCTCEIRLRGFPPQIASIPILSSPEATPDSHIIASSFYLEKSDLKALLTPGCFYTPQACLEIVVFTGRKGSHSCGVGVKRQQVGTFKLDVGPEWGEGKPVVLFSGWIGIGKMRKSLAELHIRVKLDPDPRYVFQFEDEAKLSPQIVQIQGSVKQPIFSCKFSQDRVAQVDPLNNYWSTTCDGTDQETERRERKGWKVKIHDLSGSAVAAAFMTTPFVPSSGCDWVARSNPGSWLIVRPDTFRPENWLPWGKLEAWRERCGSKDSIFVRFHLLSDGQDGGELLMSEILLNAERGGEFFIDTDRQATSNSNIPSPQSSGDFAGLSPVAGGFVMSCRVQGEAKRGKPMVQLAMRHVTCVEDAAIFMALAVAVDLSIEACKPFRRRFRRGNRHSW; encoded by the exons ATGGATCCTCAAGCTTTTATAAGGTTATCAATAAGTTCACTTGGATTACGATATCCCGAAAAACCTGGAATCCATGTTTTTTCTTCTCCGTGTACATGTGAAATTCGTCTTCGAGGTTTCCCGCCTCAAATTGCATCGATCCCGATTTTATCGTCCCCTGAAGCCACACCAGATTCTCATATCATTGCGTCAAGTTTTTACCTTGAAAAATCGGATTTAAAGGCGTTACTTACGCCTGGTTGTTTCTATACTCCCCAAGCATGTTTAGAAATTGTTGTGTTCACCGGTCGTAAAGGGTCCCACTCATGTGGAGTTGGGGTTAAACGACAACAGGTTGGGACGTTTAAATTGGACGTGGGACCCGAATGGGGTGAAGGTAAACCCGTTGTACTTTTCAGCGGGTGGATAGGTATTGGGAAGATGAGAAAATCTTTAGCTGAGCTTCATATACGGGTTAAATTGGACCCGGATCCAAGATATGTTTTTCAGTTTGAAGATGAAGCGAAATTGAGTCCTCAAATTGTTCAGATTCAAGGAAGCGTTAAGCAGCCGATTTTCAGTTGCAAGTTTAGTCAAGACAG GGTCGCACAGGTAGACCCATTGAACAACTACTGGTCAACTACATGTGACGGTACGGATCAGGAAACAGAACGAAGAGAAAGAAAAGGGTGGAAAGTGAAAATACACGATTTATCAGGTTCGGCTGTAGCAGCAGCATTCATGACCACACCTTTTGTACCTTCATCAGGTTGTGATTGGGTAGCCCGATCTAACCCGGGCTCGTGGCTAATCGTCCGGCCCGACACTTTCCGCCCTGAAAACTGGCTTCCATGGGGTAAACTCGAGGCATGGCGTGAACGTTGTGGCTCTAAAGACTCGATATTCGTCCGTTTCCATCTTTTATCCGATGGTCAAGATGGCGGAGAGCTACTAATGTCTGAAATATTATTGAACGCCGAACGGGGTGGCGAGTTTTTTATAGATACAGATCGTCAGGCCACATCTAACTCTAATATCCCGAGCCCACAAAGTAGTGGTGATTTTGCGGGACTAAGTCCGGTTGCAGGCGGGTTTGTTATGAGTTGTAGGGTCCAAGGAGAAGCTAAGCGGGGTAAACCGATGGTTCAGTTAGCGATGAGACATGTAACTTGCGTAGAAGATGCGGCTATCTTTATGGCTCTAGCCGTTGCAGTTGATCTGAGTATTGAGGCTTGCAAGCCGTTTAGGAGAAGGTTTAGGAGGGGAAACCGCCATTCTTGGTGA